ATCTTTCACCAATTTTTGTCTTCTTCACAAGATTTGCTATTGTTTCTGCATTAAACTTATCAGCAGCCCATGAGGTTAAAACTGAAAGACCTTCTGTATCCTGAATTAACAAATATGCTGGTATTCTTGAATTTTCTATTTCTCCAGAAACAATAAAGTAAGTTAGTGAAAAATTTGTAGTAACAAAGACAGGAGAATTTTCATCTGGTTTTCCTATTTCATATATTCCTTCAGGAGTTGTTAATGGTCTTTGAGGGTCAGTGAATATATTCAATCTTTCAATTAGCAGAGGAAATAGGACTTCCCCTCTTAATTTTGAAAGTAAAACTATACTTCCATATTTAGCAATAAAAATAGAAGCATAAACACCTTCTTTTAAATAATCATCGGTAAGGAAGGATGGAATTGTCAAAATTGGATATCCAAATTCTTTAATTTTTTTTAAAATAGCACCTCTTCTGATAAATATAACATTCTTAAAAAGGTCTGATATTTCATTATTT
This region of bacterium genomic DNA includes:
- the acsC gene encoding acetyl-CoA decarbonylase/synthase complex subunit gamma, which produces ICKDVRPIIFSEKISEEILNIAKEFNLPVIVRGETIEEITSNVKTLQDKGIEEIIIFPSNNEISDLFKNVIFIRRGAILKKIKEFGYPILTIPSFLTDDYLKEGVYASIFIAKYGSIVLLSKLRGEVLFPLLIERLNIFTDPQRPLTTPEGIYEIGKPDENSPVFVTTNFSLTYFIVSGEIENSRIPAYLLIQDTEGLSVLTSWAADKFNAETIANLVKKTKIGERLNKKVLIIPGVVAQIYGELEEELPDWKILLGPREAAHIPSFLKNVEI